DNA sequence from the Planococcus antarcticus DSM 14505 genome:
AAAAGAAATAAGAAGAAGCAAACTCGAATGTTGTGTCGATGGCCAGAATAAGTGGCTGGGGCTGCAACCCTTGCTGGTTTTGCACATACTGGAGCCTTTACTGGGCTTATGACAGTTGCAGGTGTTAGTGGTCCAGCAGGATGGGCCTTAGGTACTGCTGTTGGCGGGGTATGGCTAGCAGGGAGTGTGGCAGCTGGTTGTTTAAAATAATTTATAGATTAAATACTGAGACTTATAATCAAAAGCCCTCCAGCAATGGAGGGCTTTTGAATGTAACTTACTTCACAAAAAGTTACATTCACTTATAGATAAACCAACTGATGCTAAATAAGTCTTATTTTAATTCTGAATTTGTTTATGCTCTTTTTGATTTAGATCCTATGAATAATTTTCCAACAAATACAATCAGTATAATGCCAATAAGTGTAATCCATTTTATTTCTCCAAAGAGAATAGGGAGCAAAATAACTGATACTAAAAATGTTACTAATGCCACTGTAAGTGCATCTTTTAAGCGCTTATCCATTAAGATTCCCCTTTCATTAATATCACAATATATTTGGAAGTGAATGTAACTTAACTGCACATAAGTTACATTCAAAACCTAGTCTTTGTCCCAAAACTTCCACTTGGATTTTGCCGGGACTTTTTTCAATTCGTCCAGATCGGTTTGCAGCTGTTGGACGATGGCCAACAATTGTTCTTCCCGTTCCTGGCTCTTTTTCAATTCGGTTTTCATGTCCTCAAGCACTTCTGTGTGGTCTACCGGATCCGTTAATTGTTGTTTTGGCTGCTGTTCCATAAGTTGCTGCAGCTCGTTGATTTTTTGGTTCTGACCTATTAGTAATTCAACAATTTGGTTGAGAGACTGTGGAGCAACCACTAAATCCGTGTCTAGACGCTTTACTTCTCCCCGAACCGTTCCAAGAGGTTGGTTTCCACTTCTTCAAAGTCCGTCCGCTTGATTCCTTTTGCTCGCTGAGCTTGAATCGTCTGGGCAATCAGCTGGATGCGCTCTACTTGTTCTTCCGTATAAACCCGTTGTTGATTCTGTCTAGGGTCTTTCACGACCTCTCCTAGCCAATCCCGTTTTTCCCATTCCCGGAGTTGATGGGCTTCAAGATTCAGTTCTTTTACGAGCCGACTAATCGTAATTCGCATTTTTTCACCCCTTAAATTTAGCTTAAATTGATTTTAAATGTAGCTTTATTTTATGCTTCTTTTAGGCTGAAAGATACCGGTTTAAAGAGATTTTCAGAACAAATAAAAGAAAACACTATTCTCTAGTATCTTTTTAGTTCTTCTAAAAATGGGAATTTAAGTTAAACTTTAGTTATTACCAAAAAAAAAAGAAAAAGGA
Encoded proteins:
- a CDS encoding MerR family transcriptional regulator: MRITISRLVKELNLEAHQLREWEKRDWLGEVVKDPRQNQQRVYTEEQVERIQLIAQTIQAQRAKGIKRTDFEEVETNLLERFGEK